The region GGTTCGCTTGATTACGGGTTCGCGTTTTTGCTTCAAAAATATGTAATCGGCCAGTAACTTTTCGCGTTTATACTTTAAGTTTTTCAATTTTAGCTTTAAGCTATCAATATGCCAAAACAACAAATAATGTCCGAGAAAAATTGGTATGTCATTCATACCTACTCGGGTTATGAGGAAGCGGTGGCCAAAAATCTCAAACAGAGGATCGAATCGCTGGGAATGGAAGACAAGATTTTCAATGTGATCGTGCCCAAAGAAAAGAAAGTTAAGATCAAGGAGGGCAAGCGCAAGACCATTGAGGAAAAAATTTATCCGGGTTATATTCTGGTGGAAATGATGGTTACCGACGATTCCTGGTATGTGGTGAGAAACACGCCCAATGTCACCGGGTTTGTGGGCGCCGGCACCACGCCGATCCCGGTTTCGTTTGAAGAGATCACCGAATTAAAAAAACGGATGGAAATGTCGGAGCCTGAATTTAACATTGATGTGATCATCGGCGAATCGGTGAAAATCATTGATGGCCCGTTCAAGGATTCGGAAGGCAAGGTGTCGGAGATTGACCGCGAGCGCGGCAAGGTCAAGGTGCTGGTGAGTATGTTCGGCCGCGACACGCCGGTGGAATTGGATTCGTTGCAGATCAATAAAATATAAAACCGAATATTCCGAATCCAGCAGTTTGAGTCGGAGCAAAACCGAAACAAGCTGAAATTACTTGGTTGCGGGAAATCGACAAACAAAATGGCAAAAAAAGTAAAGAAAGTGATCGGACTTCAAATACAAGCGGGGAAAGCGACTCCGGCGCCGCCGATCGGGCCGTCTTTGGCGCCGCATGGCATTAACTTGGCGGAATTTGTCAAGCAATTCAACGATCTTTCGCGCCCGATGATGGGCTTCAAGGTTCCGGTGGAGATCACGATCTACGAGGACAGATCGTTTTCGCTGAAATTAAAGCAGCCGCCGGCATCCGAGCTTTTAAAGAAAGCCGCCGGCGTTGAAGCCGGTTCGGGCAATCCCAACAAAAAGAAAGTGGGAAAAATCACCAAAGCGCAATTAAAAAAGATCGCCGAACAAAAAATGCCCGATCTGAACGCCGGCACGATCGAAGCCGCGATGAAAACCATCGCCGGCACCGCCCGCAATATGGGGATCGAGGTGGAATAGAAGTACATATTTAAATTCTCTTGAATTACTGCGAAACGCTTTGTATTTGGGGTCTATCCCTTGCGTAATCGCAAGGGTTAGACCCCTTCAAAGCATTTGAATTTAATTGTTTCGTAATCCAAAGTAAATTCGTATTTAAATATGTATTTAAATACGAACTGACGCAAGCATTGAATTTGAAGCCCCGCGCAAGCGGGTCTTTTGAATAAATTTGGAGGTGTGGTAGGATTGGGATATGAAGAAGGTTGGTTTTATCAATTCAAAAAACCGGGCGAAATTGAACGCGATATTTAAGGAATACGGCGTGGTCAAAGCCGCGGTTTTCGGGTCGTACGCGCGGGGCGACGAAAGGAAGAGGAGCGATATCGATTTTTTGATTAAAATGGAAAGCGGTCGGAGTTTGATGGATTTGGGCGGTTTGAAAGTCGATCTGGAGAAGCTTTTCGGCCGAAAAGTTGATTTGGTGGAATACGAATGCATCCACCCGAAGCTCAAAAAGGAAATCCTTGGCGAGCAAGTTCCAATTTTATGAAAAAAAGAGATCCGGAAATATTGGTTGACGATATAGCGAAATCAATAGCGGCGATCCGGGATTATACTTTGGATTTGAGCAAAAAAGAGTTTAATGGCGACAAGAAAACACAAGACGCGGTTTTTAAGCGAATTGAAAATATGGGAGAGGCGGTTAAAAATTTGCCATATGATTTCCGCCGGCAATATCCGGATATTCCCTGGAAAAAAATTGCGGGAATGAGGGATGTTTTGGTGCACGACTATTTTGGCATTGATACGGAAAAAGTTTGGAATGTGGTCGCAAACGAGATTCCCGATCTGAAAGAAAAAATCGCAAAAATTATTGGCGAGAACAAACAAAAGAAATTATTGTAATTTTTTGAATTATTGAATTCGTATTTTGCATTTAAGGTCGTTCCCCCGCCACGGCGGGGTGCGACCTTGTCAAACCGCGTTTCGTTTTTTGATTTGCCTTTCGCAAGAGTTTTTTTGTTTTAAAAATAACCGTAAAACAACAACCGAAAATTTGGGTATAGTTTGAGTTGTTTTTAAGGTGTGGTAGGATTGGGATATGAAGAAGGTTGATTTTATCAATGCAAAGAATCGGGCGAAATTGAACGCGATTTTCAAGGAATACGGCGTGGTCAAAGCCGCGGTTTTCGGGTCGTACGCGCGGGGCGAGCAAAAAAAGCGAAGCGACATTGATTTATTGGTGGAGATGGAAGATGGGCGAACCTTGTTTGATTTGGGCGGGTTGAGCGTTGATTTGGAAGATCTTTTTGGAAAGAAAATCGATCTTGTCGAATATGAAGCGATCCATCCTTTGTTAAAAAAACAAATATTGGCTGACCAAATAAAAATTTTTTGAAGATATGAAAAGAAGCCAAGAACATTTTATCCAAGATATTGCCGATGCGATAGAGAGAATCGAAGAATATACGCGCAATATGGCCGAAAATGAATTCAAAGCCGACAAGAAAACCCAAGAAGCGGTAGTTTATTGTTTCCATATCATCAGCGAGGCGGCAAGCCATATTTCCGCGGATTTAAAAAAGAAACATTCCGAAATCGAGTGGGCTAAAATCAAGGGGTTTCGCAATAAATTGATCCACGAATATTTCGGCGTTAAAATTGAGACCGTTTGGGGCACGGTCCAAAAAGACATTCCCGATCTGAAAGAAAAAATCGCAAAAATCGCCGGTGAAACCAAACAAAAGAAATTATTAAAATAAATGCAAAGCCCCGCGCAAGCGGGTCTTTTGGTTGAAAATCAATCAACGAATCGGGTGGTTTGTCAAGATTGGCGAATATGATTAAAAAAGATATAATCAACAACTGGGATAAATTCCAATTTCCAATTTTCAAAAAATATCCGCAAAATTAATCAAATCCAATGTCTGTTATAATCTATCGGAGCATATATAAAGTTGGTGATAAATGTCCCGCTTGCAATGGGGATAGAACTGGAAAGGGTGGATTGATTGTTAAAAAATGGAGCAAAAACCGTGCCTTTGCGGGATGTTCAAGGTATCCGGAATGTAAATTCGCGAGCAAAGAGATTGTTTTAACTCAAATTGAAAAAGATAAAAAATTAGGATTAAAAAAGAGCAACAGACGACGCAAAAAAATTGAGATAGATTCAAATAAATATGCAAACATTACCATTAGACCCTATTGCTACCACAATTATTATCTTTGCCTCCGCAGTTTTAATCGTTGCGGTTTTCGTTAAATTCGTTTTGAAAAAGTAATTTAACCGCTTTAATAGTGAGCGATGCGGTGTGGTAATCTTTAATATCTCCAAAATCCTATCCCGCGTAAAATAATACCAACCAATTTATACGCAATCAGTCCAATAATAATAAGGGCAAGGTCATCTACAATTGATGTGCTGAAAAACTTGGAGCCAATAAAAAATAGACCTAAACAAATTAGCCGATATAGGAATGACAACCTCGCCTTTGAATGAATAATATCCCCCTTTTCATTATTGGAAAGATTACTACCAAAGGTCATAAAAAACAATAGTGAGCGATAGGGTGGGGTAAATTATACTTTCATGGTTTCAGGCCTCAAATCAGGAATATAAACATATCCAGTTTGTTTCTCAAAAATAGTTCTAACATTGTCCACGATTCCCCGCTAACCACTTTTTGATCTTAAATTTTGCTAACCCATCGTGGACATTAGAACTTTTTACATCTCTTGTGGTAAAAATTATCGAAACATGTAAAAATATAACAAGAGGGGACAGATTTATTTATTTTACATTTTTGGTAGTGTTCTGGCTTACTGGCTGATTCGACTATTCATTCGGGATTTAATTGTTATTTAGTATAAATTACACCATGAAATCATTTAAACTCACATCATTTAGTGTTGTCTTTTTGTATTCCGAGCCAATCAAAGGTGTTGATATTTCGGATGTTAAAAAGGCGTTTAATTTAAGTGGCGAAGATAAAGTAGTTTTGATTGATGCTGGAGGTATTGCCGGCGGGGTGGCAGCCGGTCTTTTAGCGTTTGATGATCAAAAAAGAGTCGTTTTTGAAATGAATCGAATACTATTTTCAGATGGCAAACCGCAGGATAATGGATTAAATAATTTGGAAAAATATTTTACGCCGTTATTTAAAGTAATAGAAAAACTACCCCTAAAGGCTTATGGTTTTAATTATGATATTGCCGTAGATTGCGAAGCAGATAATTATTGGCAAGATTTCTTGTCAAAAGATATTGAAAAAATCGTTAAGGATCGGAAAGTTGATTCTTTTGGAATCAAATTAGCTCTAATCGTTGGTGAAGGGAAATACCGGATTGATATTAATTCTATCGAAGGAGGGGAAAAGAAATCACTATTAATTAAATTAAATGATCATCACGAGGCAACGGCTATTCCAGCCGCAAAGGAGCTTTTAGCGCAAGCTGAAGAAAGCTTGAAATCGCTAATTGAAATGATAAAGCCTATTTTAAAATAAGGTATGAACACTACCTACTTACCATTGTCAAAGGAAACAGGTACGCTCGATACGGAAAACCATAATCCTGCTTTTGTCTTTGCGCCGGGCGGCAACGCGTTAATGGGCGTTTATCAAGCCAACGATACAACAATAGATTCATTCTTGATGAATCGTTTAAGTGGCCATTTTGCACCACTGTTTAACGATTTTCAATCAAGAATTTCATTGCTTGAACAAAAGCTAAGTAATTTTGGAGAACGGCAACCAAAGCAAATACTCCTAAATAATTTACGCAGTTCAAAGCTTTCGCTGAAGCAACCGCTTTCGGTTGTTTTTGAAAGAAATGAATCAGAAATAGTTTGTGATTGTCCCGATATAGATCTTTACGGCGTAGGCGATACGGAGCAAGAAGCCATAACGGATCTTTCCGAAAGTCTAGAAGAATTATATTTTACTTTAAAGGAAGAGGGTGAAAAGAATCTTACTCCGCAATTTACTTATATATGGCGTTTTCTGAAAAAGACAATTAAGAAAATTTAATGCAATTAAAAGTAAAACAAGTTGAAAGAATATTTCAAAAATTAGGAATGGAAGTTAAGCCATCACATCATAAACTGGCTTTTTTCCGTCATAACGGCAAATTAATTTTAAAAACAAGATTATCGAATGGCAGTGGAGATGCAAAGGCAATTGATAAAATAAGGCAAGATTTTAAACTAACAGAGAAAGATTTTTGCGACTTAAGAGATTGCCCATTGAGCAAGGAGGGTTATGTAGAAATTCTTAAAGCAAAGGGTATTATTACAGTTTAATTTTTAATAAATAATGAGCGACTTGGGTGGGGTAAATCAAACTTTTATCGTTTCAGGCCTTAAATCCGGTATGTAAATATACCGGTTTTGATTTACGAAAATAGTTCTAACATTGCCCACGATTCCCCGCCCTTTTGGTTTTTTGTATTTCGTGTGGGTCGTGCGGGCGAAAACATGGTTTCGCCCCTACAATGCAAATGCGATGCGGGCGGAGATCCGCCTTCGCTAAAGCTACGGCGAGACAAAGCAATGCCCGCCTCTACGGGTGCAAAATGCGGGTTTTGGTTTATTTTTGCGAGAAATATGAAGGCGGGAGCAAATAAAATAAATTGTTGTAAAATAAAGCCCCGCATTGATGTTGGCGTGGGGTTTGGAATAAAAAAAGAACCGATCAGATTAATTATTGCTTTGAATTACGAAACTCCTAAAAAATGCTAAAATGACACCAGAGCCGGCGACTGGTAAATCGCCGACTCAACACCAACATGAAAGTTGTAATTCCATTTTACAACGAAATCAGGAAGGTGGTAAGTATTTTTTCACAACAATTAAAAATTGACAAGCTCACAAACAAAACCGGTCGAAAATTGGCGTTGCCGATAATCACAGTATTATCGCTGGCGATATTCAAGCAAGCCGGCGGTATCGCTACCAAAAAATCATTATTCACCATTTTCAATCTTCACAAAATCTGCTCCTACAAAACATTGGTCATGAGCATCAATCGTTGGGCAATTCTGGCATTGCGATTAATGTTTATTATCATGAGGATGAGCAGGAAAAACCAACACATTATCAAACACATTGATTCCACCGATATCCCCGTTTGTTTGTTCAAAAATGCCAACAAACACAAAGTGATGAAAATGTTCGCCAGTTTCGGCAGAAGCGCAAAAGGTACCTATTTCGGCTTAAAAATGCACCTGATCGCGGATTTCAAAAGGCAAATACTGGCCATCAAATTCACTTCCGCGAATGTTGACGACCGCGATGTCGTTATCAAATTATCCAAGAAATTGAACGGCGTGTTCATTGCCGACGCCGGATATGTTTCCGAGAAATTGCAAAGAAAATTCCACCGCGCCCGCAAAAGAATTTTGCTGGTGAAAGCCAGGAACAACATGAAAAAAGTCATCACTCAATTCCAGAAAAAATTATATGATACCAGAATGATCATTGAATTGAATTTTCGCAATTTGAAAATGTTTTACGGGCTGATTACCAGCCTCCCCAAATCAGTGGACGGATATTTGTCCAATTATATCTACAGTCTGCTGGCTTATCAAATTATTTAGTTGTGAACCGTGAAAAAACTTACCGCAATCGAATGTTTTCCGCCAAACCCCGCGCCGCGGGCAGGTTTTTGTTTCGCAATCGTTTTTCTTTTAAAGCGGGTTTCGTAATTCAAAGTTATTGATCAGTTATTCCCCACTCTTTCATTTCCTTGGGGTTGAGGATGATGCGTCCATAGATTATGTGGCGCTTTTTGTCCTTGTTCCCGCGTATAAGAAAAACACCGGGGTTATCTTCTATGGAATCAATTTGCAGCGTTGGCAATTCTTCTTTAGGGAATGCTTCACGAAACACTTCAAGCAAATCAGATTTTTTCGTTGTGTTTTTTAAAGCCGAGTTTTTTAGTTTTCCCCTTATATCGTACAATGCGAAAACTACCATTTCGAAAATTCTCTTTTGAAATGCAACTTCGGTAAAATGAAGTTGTATGAAAAAACAAATCCGCAAAAAACGAAAAAAGAAGCGGCATTTTCGCCATTTGAAGCAAACCGACCGGGATCGAATCGAAGCGCTGTTGAATGCCGGCCACAAACAAGAGGAAGTTGCCAAAATACTTGATTTTGATGCCAGCGCCATCAGCCGGGAGATGAAAAGAAAACGCAAGAACGGCAAATACTCGGCGCTGACCGCCCAGCTGAAA is a window of Candidatus Nealsonbacteria bacterium DGGOD1a DNA encoding:
- the nusG gene encoding transcription termination/antitermination protein NusG yields the protein MPKQQIMSEKNWYVIHTYSGYEEAVAKNLKQRIESLGMEDKIFNVIVPKEKKVKIKEGKRKTIEEKIYPGYILVEMMVTDDSWYVVRNTPNVTGFVGAGTTPIPVSFEEITELKKRMEMSEPEFNIDVIIGESVKIIDGPFKDSEGKVSEIDRERGKVKVLVSMFGRDTPVELDSLQINKI
- the rplK gene encoding 50S ribosomal protein L11, whose protein sequence is MAKKVKKVIGLQIQAGKATPAPPIGPSLAPHGINLAEFVKQFNDLSRPMMGFKVPVEITIYEDRSFSLKLKQPPASELLKKAAGVEAGSGNPNKKKVGKITKAQLKKIAEQKMPDLNAGTIEAAMKTIAGTARNMGIEVE
- a CDS encoding nucleotidyltransferase family protein, which encodes MKKVGFINSKNRAKLNAIFKEYGVVKAAVFGSYARGDERKRSDIDFLIKMESGRSLMDLGGLKVDLEKLFGRKVDLVEYECIHPKLKKEILGEQVPIL
- a CDS encoding DUF86 domain-containing protein; its protein translation is MKKRDPEILVDDIAKSIAAIRDYTLDLSKKEFNGDKKTQDAVFKRIENMGEAVKNLPYDFRRQYPDIPWKKIAGMRDVLVHDYFGIDTEKVWNVVANEIPDLKEKIAKIIGENKQKKLL
- a CDS encoding nucleotidyltransferase family protein; translation: MKKVDFINAKNRAKLNAIFKEYGVVKAAVFGSYARGEQKKRSDIDLLVEMEDGRTLFDLGGLSVDLEDLFGKKIDLVEYEAIHPLLKKQILADQIKIF
- a CDS encoding DUF86 domain-containing protein, whose product is MKRSQEHFIQDIADAIERIEEYTRNMAENEFKADKKTQEAVVYCFHIISEAASHISADLKKKHSEIEWAKIKGFRNKLIHEYFGVKIETVWGTVQKDIPDLKEKIAKIAGETKQKKLLK
- a CDS encoding transposase, which produces MKVVIPFYNEIRKVVSIFSQQLKIDKLTNKTGRKLALPIITVLSLAIFKQAGGIATKKSLFTIFNLHKICSYKTLVMSINRWAILALRLMFIIMRMSRKNQHIIKHIDSTDIPVCLFKNANKHKVMKMFASFGRSAKGTYFGLKMHLIADFKRQILAIKFTSANVDDRDVVIKLSKKLNGVFIADAGYVSEKLQRKFHRARKRILLVKARNNMKKVITQFQKKLYDTRMIIELNFRNLKMFYGLITSLPKSVDGYLSNYIYSLLAYQII